A genomic stretch from Coregonus clupeaformis isolate EN_2021a chromosome 23, ASM2061545v1, whole genome shotgun sequence includes:
- the LOC121536684 gene encoding nuclear receptor subfamily 4 group A member 2-like: MPCVQAQYGSSPQGASPASQSYSYHTAGEYNCDFLTPEFVKFSMDLTNTEITATTSLPSFSTFIDNYSTSYDVKPPCLYQMPHSGEQSSIKVEDIQMHNYHQQSHLPPQSEEMMAHSGSIYFKPSSPHAPTTPNFQVQPNHMWEDPGSLHSFHQNYVAATSHMIDQCKNPVSRLSLFSFKQSPPGTPVSSCQMRFDGSLHVSMNHDNPGAHRGLDSQSFAVPSALRKQAGLAFPHSLQLGHGHQLMDSQVHSPPSRGSPSNEGLCAVCGDNAACQHYGVRTCEGCKGFFKRTVQKNAKYVCLANKNCPVDKRRRNRCQYCRFQKCMVVGMVKEVVRTANLKGRRGRLPSKPKSPQDPSPPSPPVSLISALVRSHVDSNPSMSGLDYSRFQSNPDYQMTGDDTQHIQQFYDLLTGSMEIIRGWAEKIPGFSDLLKQDQDLLFESAFLELFVLRLAYRSNPVEGKLIFCNGVVLHRLQCVRGFGEWIDSIVEFSSNLQSMNIDISAFSCIAALAMVTERHGLKEPKRVEELQNKIVNCLKDQVTFNGGGLNRPNYLSKLLGKLPELRTLCTQGLQRIFYLKLEDLVPPPAIIDKLFLDTLPF, from the exons ATGCCCTGCGTTCAGGCTCAGTATGGGTCATCACCGCAAGGAGCCAGCCCCGCTTCGCAGAGCTACAGCTACCACACCGCTGGAGAATACAACTGCGACTTCTTAACACCTGAGTTTGTTAAGTTTAGTATGGACCTGACCAACACTGAGATCACAGCTACTACTTCTCTCCCTAGTTTCAGCACATTCATTGACAACTATAGCACCAGCTACGACGTTAAACCGCCCTGTCTATATCAAATGCCCCATTCTGGAGAGCAGTCCTCCATCAAAGTCGAGGACATCCAGATGCACAACTATCATCAGCAGAGCCATTTGCCACCTCAGTCGGAAGAGATGATGGCCCACTCCGGCTCAATTTACTTCAAACCCTCCTCACCTCACGCCCCTACCACACCAAACTTCCAGGTTCAGCCAAATCACATGTGGGAGGACCCTGGGTCCCTCCACAGTTTCCACCAGAACTATGTGGCAGCGACCTCTCATATGATAGACCAGTGCAAAAACCCGGTGTCAAGGCTGTCACTATTTTCCTTCAAACAGTCCCCTCCTGGTACCCCTGTGTCGAGTTGCCAGATGCGATTCGATGGTTCACTGCACGTCTCCATGAACCACGACAACCCAGGGGCACACCGAGGCTTAGACAGCCAGAGCTTCGCGGTACCCAGTGCTCTAAGGAAACAGGCTGGCTTAGCCTTCCCTCACTCCCTTCAGCTCGGCCATGGACACCAGTTGATGGACAGCCAAGTTCATTCGCCCCCGTCCCGAGGATCACCGTCAAACGAGGGTCTGTGCGCAGTGTGTGGGGACAACGCTGCTTGCCAGCATTATGGAGTGAGAACCTGCGAGGGTTGCAAAGGATTTTTTAAG CGCACTGTTCAGAAAAATGCCAAATACGTGTGTTTAGCGAACAAAAACTGTCCTGTCGATAAACGCCGAAGAAACCGTTGCCAATACTGCCGTTTCCAGAAGTGCATGGTTGTCGGAATGGTCAAAGAGG TTGTCCGGACTGCTAATCTAAAGGGTCGAAGGGGCCGTCTTCCCTCCAAACCTAAAAGTCCCCAAGACCCCTCACCACCCTCGCCGCCTGTCAGTCTCATAAGTGCCCTTGTTCGGTCCCATGTCGACTCCAACCCGTCCATGTCTGGCTTGGACTATTCAAGG TTTCAGTCTAACCCTGACTACCAAATGACTGGAGACGACACCCAGCACATCCAGCAGTTCTATGATCTCCTGACGGGTTCCATGGAGATTATCCGAGGTTGGGCTGAGAAGATCCCTGGGTTTTCTGATCTTCTGAAGCAGGATCAAGATCTCCTCTTCGAATCAGCCTTCCTGGAACTTTTTGTTCTGCGGCTGGCATACAG GTCCAACCCAGTGGAAGGCAAACTCATTTTTTGCAACGGGGTGGTCTTGCACAGGCTGCAGTGCGTCCGAGGATTTGGGGAATGGATAGACTCGATTGTGGAGTTCTCCTCTAACCTGCAAAGCATGAACATCGACATATCAGCATTCTCCTGCATCGCCGCTCTTGCCATGGTAACAG AGAGGCATGGGCTTAAGGAACCCAAGAGGGTTGAAGAACTTCAAAACAAGATAGTGAACTGCCTCAAAGACCAAGTGACATTCAATGGCGGAGGCTTGAATCGTCCGAACTACTTGTCAAAACTTTTGGGAAAGCTCCCTGAACTTCGCACGCTATGTACACAAGGTCTGCAGCGTATCTTCTACTTAAAACTCGAAGACTTGGTTCCTCCGCCAGCAATAATTGACAAACTTTTCCTCGACACTCTACCTTTTTAA